The sequence below is a genomic window from Fluoribacter dumoffii NY 23.
CATAACCCGCAATTTCAAATCATTTCATGAGTTATAATATGGAACATAAAAAGAAACGAGTCATTGTGGCAACAATAGGAACTTTCCTGGAATGGGCTGAATTTACCTATTATGCATACATAGCGAATATTATTGCTGCACTGTTTTTCCCCGAGTTGGGAAATCGCCTCGGACTCATCGCCACATTTTCCGTATTTGCCATTGGTTATTTTTTTCGTCCGTTAGGTTCTCTTTATTTTGGGTATCTCGGTGATAAAAAGGGACGGCGTGTTGCATTGCAAGTATCTATTATGTTGATGGGGATTTCTTCGTTTTTGATTGGCTGTCTTCCTACCTACAGCAGCATTGGAATCCTTGCACCGGTTTTATTAATTCTCTTACGTTGTACTCAAGGTTTTGCCGTTTCTGGTGAGTTTAATGGCAGCGCTATCTATTTGATGGAACATGATCTGGAGAAACCTTGCCAGGCAGGCAGTTGGACTGGATTTGCTTCAGCATTAGGTATGATGTTTGGCGGGCTGATGTCTGCAATTATTTCTTTTCCACAAATGCCTGGGTGGGCATGGCGTGTTCCATTCCTGTTAGGAACTTTATCCTGCTTTTGTGCTTTATATTTTAGAATAAACCTGAGCGAATCCCCGGCCTTTTTGGCAATTTCTAAAGATAAAAAAGCTAACCCTCTGAATAATTTATTTAAATCGCACAAAACTCAATTGGTTAAAGCCGCATTGTTAGTAGCTGCATTAGGCATTTACATTTATATTATGAATGTTTTTTATGCTGCCCATCTAATGAAACATACTACCTTGCAAGCTTCAGAAACAAAACTCATTGTCACTATAGCACAGGGCTTGGTGGTTTTATTCATCTTTATCATTGGTATGTTTGCTGACCACGTTAATGAAAAACGAATTATAGAGTTCGGTTTTCTCGGTTACTTTATAGCTGCTCCCTTGGCTTATCTGATTCCTCAAAGTAATTCATTTAGCTTGATATTAACCGCCCAAATTCCCTATGCTTTATGCAATGCAATGGTTGGAGTACCCATATTTAAGTTATTGAATGATTTTTTCCCCACTCATATAAGATATAGTGGAGTTTCTATTGCCTGGGGTGTGAGCATGGCTATTTTCGGAGGAACAGCCCCATTAGTTGCAAATTATTTGCAAGATTTGTCCGCTCTCTCTTTTGCCCCTGTATTTTATATACTTTTATTTGCTGGTGTTGCTCTATTTGTTTTACAAAATGAAAAAAAGGCGGTAACAATTAAAAATCTAACCGCTGCCGATAATTCGTGACTAAAGAGTATTCCCCGGGGTAGTCTTTTGTTCAGAAATTCTTGCTTTAGCTTCTTTAAATATTTTCTCAACAGCCACATGGGAGTCGGTGTGTTTCAGACCCAGTTTAGTTAATATATAAGTTGAACGATCCTGGGCTGTATCGATAACTTTCATTTCAGCAGATTTAAAAAATTTTAATTTTATTTCTTTCAATTCCTCTTCTGTTGTTACTTCTTCTAAAGAATCTTTGAGCTCTTTAAGAATTGTCCTCTTTAGGGCATCCCCTCTGAGCTCCTGATACTCTTGTTTAAATTCAGAAAATTTGAAATCCGCTGCGCTTACTTCATGAAAAGTATGTTTTCGGTTCTCTTTACTTCCGGAATGATATTCTTTAACACTTTCTTGTGAATTTCTTAAATGCATTTCATAAACAAGGCTCTTTGGTAACGTAATACTTCCATTTTTGTATAAAGTAAGAAGGGCTTTAGGATGATCAGAAAGAGCTTTTCCTGAATGCTTCTCATACCAATTTTCTAGGCCATCAGTGTTCATTCCAGAAGGCAGGGAAAGGTTGGTGCGTCTGTCATTATATACAAATATCCATTGATCCATGCCATTGATGTAAGTATGGTTCTTAAGATCAGTCCCGTTATCATAATTTTTTTCAGCATATTTTTTATAGGGCACAAAACCATAATCAAGATCGACTAACCTCACCCCTTCTGTTGTCCTCAGCATGTTTTGGGGGCTGATATGATATAGATTATTCGCTAAATCGGGATGTGAAAAGCCCAGCTCGTTTAGTTTCTTCAGCGCCAGAATAAATTCATCAAACAGCGGCTTAAAATCATCTCTCTTATAACCCGCTGGAAAATTCGTATCTACCTTAGGCATGAAAAGCAAAACTTTATCTTTATCTTTAACATTCCATAAGCCCAAAACAAAGAACTGTTCTATGTTATGTTCTTTAAGCAAAAATTTTTGCTCCAGGATCTCGATATTCGCCTGTGATTTTCCTTCAATCGTTGTTCTCCGATGTTTAAAGGCTTTGTCTTCTGTTTTTTTATATACTATGCCTTGCTTTCCGCTACCTAGCGGTTCGTACTGCTTGTTTTCCTCTTTTGGCTCCCCTTTATGGCTGCGCCACATGGAAACATAATCATCAGGCTTTTGATTCACATCATAACGAACGGCATAGACCTCCTGATCGTAACGAAAAATTTTAAATTTATTCTCCGGGCTATCTCCCAGATAATGGCTTGTTATTTCATCCCCTCTGATAATTTCACTTAGAGATGGACTTTTTATTTTTTCTTCGTCCATAAGGCACCTTCATTTGCCATTCACGAAAATATATTTTTAATTATAGCTAGATAATAAGTATCTATGGGGTTTTATGCGCTATAGTATAAGCAACGTTTAGGAAAGAGAGCGCTATGGCAGAAATCATTAACCTTAATAAAAAAAGGAAAGCTAAAATTCGTTTGGAGAAAGAAAAAAGGACTTCCGAAAATCGGGTCAAATTTGGACGTTCAAAAAAAGAAAAACAGTTGGCAAAAAAGGAAAATGAGCGAAGTGAACGCCATCTGGATGGCCATAAACTTGATAAAAAAGAAGAAGAATAAATGGCGCCTAATTAGGCATTAATCATAAAAAAGAAAATAATATATACGCAAGAACAGCTTTATTCATAGAGTGAATGATCAAGAGACCCATTTGTTTGCAGAAGAAATCTATTGAGTGGACTTTGAATAGTGAAAAACCAATTTAGCCTTCTGCAAACACCGGGCACATTTGTGACTATTAAAATTTTATCTTTCGATTAAATTTTTAATTTGGCAACACTCCCACTAAATCCAACACCAAAGGATATCAATAAAATATTTCCTCTCTCATTCATTTTATTAATCAAAGTATCCAGCATAAAACCTATGGAACAAGATGATAAATTTCCATAATTTTTCAGGATAGCATAGGAAACAGCGATCTTGTCCTCTTGCTCTTGCAAATTAAGATTTTTCTGCACTGCATCAATGATTTTCTTGCTTCCAGTATGAATTAGAAAATAATTAATATCCTTCTTTTCGATAGGGCAAGTAGCCTTATCCTTTTTTAAAAATTGCTCTAAAAGTAATCGACTGTAAGCCGCACCACGTACCGGGACAGTTCGGCCCAAGACATATTGTGGAAAATTCTCATAGGTAGGAATTTTACTTCCCCCTTCATTCATAGCCAATATTTCACTGTCTGAAGGTTCAATATTAGTCAAATGATAAGATTCAAAACCATCATCTAAAGTCCTATGTCCTAAAAGGAAGGATACAGCCCCATCACCAAATAAATAGCTGTTAATTAAATTATTTAGAGAGGATGCGGCCTTTTTTTGGTCCCTATTGTCATGAAATTCTTTGATTTCCCTAAAAGAAAAAATTTTTTCTCCGGATAAAGTTGGCGATACCATTGCTGTATGCGCCTCTCCTACACATACAACAACTTGTTTATCTGGATTAGCTTGTAAAAAGTATGAAGCAAGCTCAAAGGCTTTGATTAAAGCGCTACACCCTTGATTTTGCATATTTATTATATTGATATCATGAGGCAGTAAGTTATCTTCAGTTTTCGATAATATTTCATAGGCCATACAAGGCAAAGGTCTTTCTGCAGTATTAGTAACAGCAATAAGTAAACCAATGTTTAAATCATGACCAAAACGCGCTACACATTTATTAATTGAATTAATAACTAAATCATTAACTCCAATCATAATCTTTCGTTCACATTTTCCACAAAGGTATTCCGGATAATTTTCAATAATTGAATACCTATTCTCAATGTCCATTTGTTCAAGCATTTCCAAGGCTTGAGGACTAACTTTTTTTGATGCCTGATTTAGAATATCTTTACTTGCTACATGTTGCTCAGGTACTGTAGAGGCAACACTTAAAATTTCAATTGAGCCCATAAATATCCTCTAACTTAAAAGCTATAACAAGAACAAGGATGTACAAAAAAATACCGATTAGGCTTTCTTTGAACACATGGAACAAATATGAAGTTACCAAACATCGTCATCTCGTTATAAATACCAAAACCTTCCTGATGGTGTTGCATCAAGATTACGGTTTTAACTATAGTACAACCAATCAAATTGGATAATTTTTTTACAGTTTTTTAGCAAAAGTTCTGGTACACAGTGAAAAATCGGACTCAAAAGATTGGATATGGGTTTTAGATATCCCATTAGTAAAATTAATTAAATTCAGGGGTCCCAAAATGATGAGACGTACTGGCCAGAATCAATTTATTAATCAGCAATTGCACTAAATTTATTTGGGTTAATTTAATGAAAAACACCTAACCCTAAAATTCCTGTAATAATCAAATAAATAGCTACAATGTAATTTAATAATCGTGGTATAAGCAATATTAAAATTCCGGCAACTAATGCAATAATAGGTGTAAGATGTCCATCAAACATGGCCTTCTCCTCCTTGAGTTGAATATAGTTATTATAGCTCAATTCGGAGAAGCCAATAATCGCGAGTCCTACTGGTAATAGCAGTAAATCACGCGCTAGCGAGATAACCCCTCTTGTTGCATGTAAAATAAATTTGAAAAATTATTCAAAAAAGCCAATTGCATCGATTAAGTTTTGCTCAACATGTACTATGATTAACTTATCGTTAAATCAAATATACCTATTTCTTAAAAGGTTACGATAATTCATGCTTATTCTAATTAAAATTTATCAAACAACGGGTCTAAGTGGAGTCAAAAAATATCTGCAAGACAATAATATTAACTTGATGAATAACAATTCAATTAATGAAGTTGATGCGAATGGCTTCACAGCTTTATATTTAGCTTGCATCAATAATCACCTGGATTTAGTGCGATTCTTATTAGAGAACGGAGCAAACCCTAACTGCAAAACCAGATCAGGCTGGACTCCTTTGCTTTATGCAGCTTCAGAGCAAAAAACTGAAATGATGAGCTTACTTCTGGACTATCGTGCAGATCCTCATGTTTTTGACTCATCTTTTAATACCCCCCTTGATTTAGCAAAAAAATCCCGTGATTGGGTCTATTACCATCCTCAATTTGAGTTTGCTTCACAATTGGAAGATTACGGATGGTTAATTGATGAATATGAAAAATTGAATCAAATTGTTAAAAGAATGGAGGCTAGTCCCGCTCAATCCCCTGCGCCCGTATTAAAAGATTTTAAAACCTTGACCCAAGAAGGAGTGGCTATACAGGATCTTGCTCATCTGGAAAAAAAGGAGTTATTGAGACTTGGTTCACAGCTACAACTCAGTTTTCAACAAACAGAAACCCAGGAAAAAATTCAGTTTCCGATTGATTACAATATGTCTCCACCTGAATTAATACATTCAATACTAAATAATTATCCCGGGATGATTGTGGGTGAAAGTCATGGGCATGAAGCGCCCAAAAGATTTTTGATTGAGAATTTAAACCTTTTAGCGGATGAGGGAGTAAGTACAATTTTTCTTGAACATCTATGTCTCGAGGAATGTGGTGAGCTTTTAGAAAGTTACTTAACATCCACCGAAGATACAGAGTTACCTGCCCCCTTAAAGAAAAGATTATATGAACAGGATTATCATCGTGAATTAAAGGATAGCCCTTACAATTTCACGAATTTAGTTAAAGCGGTGAAACAATATAATCTAGCCCATCCGGATAAGCTGATACGAATTGTTCTTTTTGATACAAAGACGTCTTACAGCATTATGGGAAGTACATCAGATACAAAACGCGAACGGGCAATGAATTATTTAGCTCATATAACAATCGAAAAAGAAAAGGCGCGTTTTGAGGCCAACAATCCTGGTAAGGAATTTAAGTATGTAGGTTTCATGGGGGAAACGCATACCAATAACTTCAATAATACTGTGGGTGTAGCTGTTTATCAAAAAATTCCCGGTATTCTCGTTGATCAAATTGATGATGAAAAAAGGCAAGAGCGCGCTCCTCTTCGAAAACCAGATTATCGCTACTGGATGTTCTCAAAACCCGAAGCTGTTTCCTCTCTTAACTTCGATGAGCAGCTTAAAATGAAATACGTACTGAATCTTCTCCAGTACATTGACACGCTTATTCCCTATATATCTGACGAAGAAGAATTAAATAAAATTAATAATCTATTTATGGAAGTTTTGGAGCTAAAAAGAAAACCTTCCAATTTAAATAATCCAATTTTGGAAAATACCATCAGTCGCCTTGTTGGACTATCTCCTGAGGAGTTACGAGAGGACTATAAAAAGCACACTGCTTTGACTCATAAAATACATCAAATCTTAACTCAGAGAGTTCAATCCCATGAAGAGTATGGGGAAATTCTCCTGGCACAGCAATTCATACAGTCGAATCCCTTGCCTACTAGAGAGAATCAGAGCGAACGGTCTCGAATTTCCAAACTCCTGGAGTTATATGAATTGAGAGGAGAATTATTTAAAGAATATAACCGGGTCTTGCAGCTAACAAATCTGGTCCAAAATGAACTGGCAAAAAAAATGCTAGTTCCCGATTATAATCTAAGCGTGGAAAAGAAACAGAATGAGAGGAATTTAATTAAGGAACTCAAAGAAAGAAGAGCGATTCTCGATGAAATCATGGCAAAAGCAGCGATTTCTCCGCAAGAACAAGGCTATGTTATTTCTAAAAACCTGGGTTCACTTCATCAGCACATTGATTCAACCATTACTCACACTATTGAACGCTGTACCACCCTTGAGATGATTCCCCATCCGGTACATTTTTCAACTGGAGTGTGGGCTAACCTTATTGTAACTTCGCTGCGTCAAACTCTGGAACACGAAACTGAATTAAGCGAACTTCAGTTTGAAACGGCTGATAAAGCTCATGAAAAGCTTCTCTACCCCTTATACAGTATTAATGAAAATAAGCGAAATGATATTTTAATGTCCATTTTTCACCAGGTAGCCGACTTTCCCCCTCAAAAACGTAAAGAATTTTTAAGATATCTGCATCTGCAATTGTCTAAACAAGAGGATGGGAGAAATGACGAGCAGATTAAGAACGATATTAATTTCCTTCTTAATTGCGAACATAATCCCCCAAAATTGTTAATCAGGATGCAAGATCTTAAGGATCAATGGGAGTTTATTCTTCCACAAGATACCATACCCTTTATCCCACTGTTCGCCAGTGCGGACTCTTATGCGCGTTTGGCAAATTATCTTCTAGAACTTGCAGGGAACAATCCACCTGAAAATGTTTCAATTTTACAAACTTTTACAATGCAATTTCTCTTGAATGATGTTGGTCCAAATGTTTCGTTAGATCAGGATACTTTAGATCAAATGAATACGTATCTGGCAGATTTAATATCCATGTATTTCGATTCCAAAATGTCCGACACCTTGGAAAGGAAACAAATGATTCAACGGGAAATTTATAGGAGCCCTTCTGCCAATCTATGGGTTAAGGAAATTCAAGCCAATCAATCTGAGCCCCCTCTTCCCGATAATCCACTAAATTTTTATGCCTTTGCAGAACATTTATATCAGTTAAGAGATTTTGTGCATCTTAATATAAATCAAATTTCTCAAAATAAAGTTAATTTCTTCATGCCTCATAGGGTGCAAGACTATCTGGACAAAAATCACAGCTGTATTCTTCAACCATCGTTTACTGATCCTGGGAAATTGAACGTCCAGTTTAGGGAAGCTCCGGCCAATGGACATAGGCAAGTGGTAATTAATATCCCACATCTGTTTTTTTGGATTATGGATGCGGATGTGGGCACTCGTTATTCGATTAAAGATTATTTGCAAATCTATTTCAATATCGAAAAAGAGTACACAGATATATGCCAGAATACTAACCTAAGCAATGCGGAAAACCATATCAGGAATAGAATTAATAACCTTATGGGAGAAGCCCAAGTTTCACGAACTCCTCCAATAAACAGCTCATACTCAGGTGTAGGTTTATTCGGAACAGGTTATGCGAAAAAAGAAAATTCACTGGAGTGCCTGGTTTTAGAAAATGCTTTTCGAACATCTTACAACGAAATTGCCACTGCTTTTCCTCAATTAAACTGGCCTGTTATTGATAATATCAATTTAAAATTTGTACAACTTGAGGTAAAACAGTGTAACAACCAATTCGAACTTAATCTGTCTTTACTGGAATCCTCTAATAATAACAATAATAATGCGTATTCCCAAAACAACCGAAACCTGCCTATTCCTCCACTTTTGGCAAGGGCTCTTATCCAAATCAGTCAACCTCAAAATCTTGTGAGCTTATTATCATCCCTGCCTGAAGGAAGTATTCATATCAGTAATAGAGACCCCTCATCAATCTCTATTTATATTAAACATGCTCAAGGCGTGCACCAGTATTCGCTGCAGACAACTGCTGCAAATACCCTGGTTGATCAAAACAATAATAGCTATGCCAATTTAAACAGCTTTCTTGCTACTGCGGTGTCTTTTTATCGTCTGCCCCAAATTAATTCAATCAGTACTCTGGATTTACTTGGATGTCAGCTGAATATATTGAATCAGGAGAACAATCAATATCGTCCAATTTAAATCGTTGCTTCAAGAACTTAAATCGAAATATCACAAGGCGTTACAAATGGAATAAGAATTTCAGATAAACCGATAGTTTATTCAGCGGATGTTAATACCCCCAGCCATTAAGTAAAGCTTTTGCCGCTTTTGATAGTAACAGCTCGTTTCGTGCATCCTCGATGATTATTTGAGCTCGTGCCAAATTACGCCA
It includes:
- a CDS encoding DUF4169 family protein gives rise to the protein MAEIINLNKKRKAKIRLEKEKRTSENRVKFGRSKKEKQLAKKENERSERHLDGHKLDKKEEE
- a CDS encoding 3-oxoacyl-[acyl-carrier-protein] synthase III C-terminal domain-containing protein — translated: MGSIEILSVASTVPEQHVASKDILNQASKKVSPQALEMLEQMDIENRYSIIENYPEYLCGKCERKIMIGVNDLVINSINKCVARFGHDLNIGLLIAVTNTAERPLPCMAYEILSKTEDNLLPHDINIINMQNQGCSALIKAFELASYFLQANPDKQVVVCVGEAHTAMVSPTLSGEKIFSFREIKEFHDNRDQKKAASSLNNLINSYLFGDGAVSFLLGHRTLDDGFESYHLTNIEPSDSEILAMNEGGSKIPTYENFPQYVLGRTVPVRGAAYSRLLLEQFLKKDKATCPIEKKDINYFLIHTGSKKIIDAVQKNLNLQEQEDKIAVSYAILKNYGNLSSCSIGFMLDTLINKMNERGNILLISFGVGFSGSVAKLKI
- a CDS encoding MFS transporter, with the protein product MEHKKKRVIVATIGTFLEWAEFTYYAYIANIIAALFFPELGNRLGLIATFSVFAIGYFFRPLGSLYFGYLGDKKGRRVALQVSIMLMGISSFLIGCLPTYSSIGILAPVLLILLRCTQGFAVSGEFNGSAIYLMEHDLEKPCQAGSWTGFASALGMMFGGLMSAIISFPQMPGWAWRVPFLLGTLSCFCALYFRINLSESPAFLAISKDKKANPLNNLFKSHKTQLVKAALLVAALGIYIYIMNVFYAAHLMKHTTLQASETKLIVTIAQGLVVLFIFIIGMFADHVNEKRIIEFGFLGYFIAAPLAYLIPQSNSFSLILTAQIPYALCNAMVGVPIFKLLNDFFPTHIRYSGVSIAWGVSMAIFGGTAPLVANYLQDLSALSFAPVFYILLFAGVALFVLQNEKKAVTIKNLTAADNS
- a CDS encoding ankyrin repeat domain-containing protein; translated protein: MLILIKIYQTTGLSGVKKYLQDNNINLMNNNSINEVDANGFTALYLACINNHLDLVRFLLENGANPNCKTRSGWTPLLYAASEQKTEMMSLLLDYRADPHVFDSSFNTPLDLAKKSRDWVYYHPQFEFASQLEDYGWLIDEYEKLNQIVKRMEASPAQSPAPVLKDFKTLTQEGVAIQDLAHLEKKELLRLGSQLQLSFQQTETQEKIQFPIDYNMSPPELIHSILNNYPGMIVGESHGHEAPKRFLIENLNLLADEGVSTIFLEHLCLEECGELLESYLTSTEDTELPAPLKKRLYEQDYHRELKDSPYNFTNLVKAVKQYNLAHPDKLIRIVLFDTKTSYSIMGSTSDTKRERAMNYLAHITIEKEKARFEANNPGKEFKYVGFMGETHTNNFNNTVGVAVYQKIPGILVDQIDDEKRQERAPLRKPDYRYWMFSKPEAVSSLNFDEQLKMKYVLNLLQYIDTLIPYISDEEELNKINNLFMEVLELKRKPSNLNNPILENTISRLVGLSPEELREDYKKHTALTHKIHQILTQRVQSHEEYGEILLAQQFIQSNPLPTRENQSERSRISKLLELYELRGELFKEYNRVLQLTNLVQNELAKKMLVPDYNLSVEKKQNERNLIKELKERRAILDEIMAKAAISPQEQGYVISKNLGSLHQHIDSTITHTIERCTTLEMIPHPVHFSTGVWANLIVTSLRQTLEHETELSELQFETADKAHEKLLYPLYSINENKRNDILMSIFHQVADFPPQKRKEFLRYLHLQLSKQEDGRNDEQIKNDINFLLNCEHNPPKLLIRMQDLKDQWEFILPQDTIPFIPLFASADSYARLANYLLELAGNNPPENVSILQTFTMQFLLNDVGPNVSLDQDTLDQMNTYLADLISMYFDSKMSDTLERKQMIQREIYRSPSANLWVKEIQANQSEPPLPDNPLNFYAFAEHLYQLRDFVHLNINQISQNKVNFFMPHRVQDYLDKNHSCILQPSFTDPGKLNVQFREAPANGHRQVVINIPHLFFWIMDADVGTRYSIKDYLQIYFNIEKEYTDICQNTNLSNAENHIRNRINNLMGEAQVSRTPPINSSYSGVGLFGTGYAKKENSLECLVLENAFRTSYNEIATAFPQLNWPVIDNINLKFVQLEVKQCNNQFELNLSLLESSNNNNNNAYSQNNRNLPIPPLLARALIQISQPQNLVSLLSSLPEGSIHISNRDPSSISIYIKHAQGVHQYSLQTTAANTLVDQNNNSYANLNSFLATAVSFYRLPQINSISTLDLLGCQLNILNQENNQYRPI
- a CDS encoding DUF3096 domain-containing protein, whose translation is MFDGHLTPIIALVAGILILLIPRLLNYIVAIYLIITGILGLGVFH